A stretch of Desulfarculaceae bacterium DNA encodes these proteins:
- a CDS encoding prephenate dehydrogenase/arogenate dehydrogenase family protein translates to MNSEADFSGFRQPPAPLPAGRLSVGIIGGQGRMGAWLKALLEPAVGRVLVADSKGEPVTPEFVRACNMIILAVPVHAVDEVMRAIGPHTDPEGVVVDITSLKQKPMASMLAHARGEVVGAHPLFGPGAPSLEGQIVFLSEGRGRRWLAWLRRFLSQQGARAVVMSPERHDRLMGQVQTLRHLMLYAFGWSLMQMGFHPKDDGEISGPWFQELLGLLCRQSGQPAELYADLALNNPDGLDAARTLQRGLDGLISALEGSDRGALVKTMEEVGAFIKGGAPAICA, encoded by the coding sequence ATGAACTCGGAGGCTGACTTTAGCGGCTTTAGGCAGCCGCCCGCACCCCTCCCGGCGGGCCGGCTCAGCGTGGGCATCATCGGTGGGCAAGGGCGCATGGGCGCCTGGCTCAAGGCCCTGCTGGAGCCGGCGGTGGGCCGGGTGCTGGTGGCCGACAGCAAGGGCGAGCCGGTAACCCCGGAGTTCGTGCGCGCCTGCAACATGATCATCCTGGCGGTGCCGGTGCACGCGGTGGACGAGGTGATGCGTGCCATCGGCCCGCACACCGACCCGGAGGGGGTGGTGGTGGACATCACCTCGCTCAAGCAAAAGCCCATGGCCAGCATGTTGGCCCATGCCCGGGGCGAGGTGGTGGGGGCCCATCCCCTGTTTGGGCCGGGCGCTCCCTCCCTGGAGGGGCAGATCGTGTTCCTCTCCGAGGGACGCGGCCGCCGTTGGCTGGCCTGGCTGCGCCGCTTCCTGAGCCAACAGGGCGCGCGGGCCGTGGTCATGTCCCCGGAGCGCCACGACCGGCTCATGGGCCAGGTGCAGACTCTCAGGCACCTGATGCTCTACGCCTTCGGCTGGAGCCTGATGCAGATGGGCTTCCACCCCAAGGACGACGGCGAGATCTCCGGGCCCTGGTTCCAGGAGCTCTTGGGCCTGCTCTGCCGCCAGAGCGGCCAACCCGCCGAGCTCTACGCCGACCTGGCGCTCAACAACCCCGACGGCCTGGACGCGGCCCGCACCCTGCAACGCGGCCTGGACGGGCTGATCAGCGCCCTGGAAGGCAGCGACCGGGGCGCCCTGGTCAAGACCATGGAAGAGGTGGGCGCTTTCATAAAGGGCGGCGCGCCCGCAATATGCGCTTGA
- the pheA gene encoding prephenate dehydratase, producing the protein MNTMPGQVLPLNEHSQNNIDELRGQIDEIDQRLVDLLGQRARHALEIGRHKRAAGLPVFVPEREIDLLSRLSQSNRGPLPDAYLRNIFREIISACREVQNPLSVAYLGPEFTFSHQAALKHFGHSSQLKALASIGEVFREVERGDCSVGLVPVENSGEGAVNAALDQLMTSGLKVCGEVYAPVSHVLMSIEDELEYIEEVYSHPQALGQCRQWLSNHLPKAHLMETASTAAAARKAAENPGSAAVGALAAAEPYGLKVLAEGIQDYCHNATRFVVVGKHDAPSCGQDKTSVVFMASHQPGSLHQALGELARRGINLTRIESRPTKDRPWEYAFFVDLMGHREDPEVADALTALQSQVEQLKVLGSFPAGELCS; encoded by the coding sequence ATGAACACCATGCCCGGCCAGGTTTTGCCGCTTAACGAGCACAGCCAGAACAACATCGATGAGCTGCGCGGCCAGATCGACGAGATCGACCAGCGCCTGGTGGATCTCTTGGGCCAGCGCGCCCGCCACGCCCTGGAGATCGGCCGCCACAAGCGGGCCGCCGGTCTGCCCGTGTTCGTGCCCGAGCGGGAGATCGACCTGCTTTCCCGCCTGAGCCAGAGCAACCGTGGGCCTCTGCCCGACGCCTATCTGCGCAACATATTCCGCGAGATCATTTCCGCCTGCCGCGAGGTGCAAAATCCCTTGTCCGTGGCCTACCTGGGCCCCGAGTTCACCTTCAGCCATCAGGCGGCGCTCAAGCACTTCGGCCACAGCAGCCAGCTAAAGGCCCTGGCCAGCATCGGCGAGGTGTTCCGCGAGGTGGAGCGGGGAGACTGCTCGGTGGGCCTGGTGCCGGTGGAAAACTCCGGCGAGGGTGCGGTGAACGCGGCCCTGGACCAGCTGATGACCTCGGGCCTCAAGGTCTGCGGCGAGGTGTACGCTCCGGTGAGCCACGTGCTGATGAGCATCGAGGATGAGCTGGAGTACATCGAGGAGGTCTACTCCCATCCCCAGGCCCTGGGCCAGTGCCGCCAGTGGCTGTCCAACCACTTGCCCAAGGCGCACCTGATGGAGACGGCCAGCACCGCCGCCGCCGCCCGCAAAGCCGCTGAAAATCCCGGTTCGGCGGCAGTGGGGGCCCTGGCCGCGGCGGAGCCCTACGGCCTCAAGGTGCTGGCCGAGGGCATCCAGGACTACTGCCACAACGCCACCCGCTTCGTGGTGGTGGGCAAGCACGACGCCCCCTCCTGCGGGCAGGACAAGACTTCCGTGGTGTTCATGGCCTCCCACCAGCCCGGCTCGCTGCACCAGGCCCTGGGCGAGCTGGCCCGGCGGGGCATCAACCTTACCCGCATCGAATCGAGGCCCACCAAGGACCGCCCCTGGGAATACGCCTTCTTCGTGGACCTGATGGGCCACCGCGAGGACCCGGAGGTGGCCGACGCCCTCACCGCCTTGCAGAGCCAGGTGGAGCAGCTCAAGGTATTGGGCTCCTTCCCGGCCGGGGAGCTGTGCTCATGA
- the aroF gene encoding 3-deoxy-7-phosphoheptulonate synthase — protein sequence MISVTESQEAVTAEAVAHKLKPEALLVSREAKAEDTVVHAGSATIGGGGFTVIAGPCSVENAEQMICTARFAHKYGATVIRGGAYKPRTSPYSFQGLGAEGLELLAQARRITGLPVVTEVMDTADVDLVESYADVIQVGARNVQNFCLLKRVGQARKPVLLKRGLMTTIKEFLMAAEYILAGGNNQVILCERGIRTFETATRNTLDLSAVCVLKESTHLPVVVDPSHAVGNRRYVKPLARASLAVGADGIMVEMHCKPDTAMCDGDQSLTPADFKDLMTELKAMSALRSAWSAC from the coding sequence ATGATCAGCGTAACGGAGAGCCAAGAGGCAGTCACCGCCGAGGCGGTGGCCCATAAGCTCAAACCCGAGGCCCTGCTGGTGAGCCGCGAGGCCAAGGCCGAGGACACCGTGGTGCACGCCGGTTCGGCCACCATCGGCGGCGGAGGTTTCACGGTGATCGCGGGGCCCTGCTCGGTGGAGAACGCGGAGCAGATGATCTGCACCGCCCGTTTCGCCCACAAATACGGCGCCACCGTCATCCGGGGCGGCGCCTACAAGCCGCGCACCTCGCCCTACAGCTTCCAGGGCCTGGGCGCCGAGGGGCTGGAGCTATTGGCCCAGGCGCGCCGCATCACCGGCCTGCCCGTGGTCACCGAGGTGATGGACACCGCGGACGTGGATTTGGTGGAGTCCTACGCCGACGTGATCCAGGTGGGCGCGCGCAACGTGCAGAACTTCTGCCTGCTCAAGCGGGTGGGCCAGGCGCGCAAGCCGGTGCTCTTGAAGCGCGGCCTTATGACCACCATCAAGGAGTTCCTCATGGCCGCGGAGTACATCCTGGCCGGGGGCAACAACCAAGTGATCCTCTGCGAGCGGGGCATCCGCACCTTCGAGACCGCCACCCGCAACACCCTGGACCTGAGCGCGGTGTGCGTGCTCAAGGAGTCCACCCATCTCCCGGTGGTGGTGGACCCCAGCCACGCGGTGGGCAACCGGCGCTACGTGAAGCCTCTGGCCCGGGCCTCCCTGGCCGTGGGCGCGGACGGCATCATGGTGGAGATGCACTGCAAGCCCGACACCGCCATGTGCGACGGCGACCAGTCGCTCACCCCGGCCGACTTCAAGGACCTGATGACCGAGCTCAAGGCCATGAGCGCTCTGCGTTCGGCCTGGTCCGCCTGCTGA
- the aroQ gene encoding type II 3-dehydroquinate dehydratase — MKILVLNGPNLNMLGRRESEHYGSLTLDEINQRLQGKADKLGLELEFTQSNSEGELVSALQGAGETCAGVVLNAAAYTHTSVALRDAALCCGVPVVEVHLSNPAAREPFRHVSYLAGAAAGSIAGFGWRSYALALEWLAETCVA, encoded by the coding sequence ATGAAGATCCTGGTGCTCAACGGCCCCAACCTGAACATGCTGGGCCGCCGCGAGTCGGAGCATTACGGCAGCCTGACCCTGGACGAGATCAACCAGCGCCTGCAAGGCAAGGCCGATAAGCTGGGCCTGGAGCTGGAGTTCACGCAATCCAACTCCGAGGGCGAGCTGGTGAGCGCCCTGCAAGGGGCGGGCGAAACCTGCGCCGGGGTTGTGCTCAACGCGGCGGCTTACACCCACACCAGCGTGGCTCTGCGCGATGCGGCGCTGTGCTGCGGAGTGCCGGTGGTGGAGGTGCACCTAAGCAACCCGGCGGCCCGGGAGCCTTTCCGGCACGTGTCCTACCTGGCCGGGGCGGCGGCGGGCTCCATCGCCGGATTCGGCTGGCGCTCCTATGCCCTGGCCCTGGAATGGCTGGCCGAAACCTGCGTGGCATGA
- the aroC gene encoding chorismate synthase, whose protein sequence is MGSFMGRILRVATFGESHGVGLGAVVEGVPAGLPLSAEQVQTELDRRRPGASPLTTARQEADQVEILSGVAEGRTLGSPIAMITRNRDARSGDYAKLADRFRPGHADYTYFQKYGVPPQPGGGRASGRETWARVAAGAVARVVLAPLGVELAAYTIQVGAVKAEAIDLAFARGHLLRAADPSQAEAMVAEIQAARAAGDSVGGVVELVARGVPAGLGDPVFDKLDARLGGAMLSIGGVKGVEIGDGFAVASRRGSANNDQMDADGFLSNHAGGILGGISNAMPIVLRLAIKPTPSIGRPQRTQSLSGEAVEIETHGRHDPCLCPRIAPVAEAMAALVLADAWLMQKAQARSES, encoded by the coding sequence ATGGGCAGCTTTATGGGACGCATCCTCCGGGTGGCCACCTTTGGCGAATCCCACGGCGTGGGTCTGGGCGCGGTGGTGGAGGGCGTACCCGCCGGGCTGCCCCTGAGCGCGGAGCAGGTGCAGACCGAGCTGGACCGGCGGCGTCCCGGCGCTTCACCCCTGACCACCGCCCGCCAAGAGGCGGACCAGGTGGAGATACTCTCCGGCGTGGCCGAGGGCCGCACCCTGGGCAGCCCCATCGCCATGATCACCCGGAACCGAGACGCCCGCTCCGGCGACTACGCCAAGCTGGCCGACCGCTTCCGCCCCGGCCACGCGGACTACACCTACTTCCAGAAATACGGCGTCCCGCCCCAGCCGGGCGGGGGGCGCGCCTCGGGCCGCGAGACCTGGGCCCGGGTGGCCGCCGGGGCGGTGGCCCGGGTGGTGCTGGCTCCCCTGGGCGTGGAGCTGGCCGCCTACACCATCCAGGTGGGCGCGGTGAAAGCCGAGGCCATCGACCTGGCCTTTGCCCGTGGGCACCTACTGCGCGCGGCCGACCCGTCCCAAGCCGAGGCCATGGTGGCCGAGATTCAGGCCGCCCGCGCGGCCGGCGACTCGGTGGGCGGGGTGGTGGAGTTGGTGGCTCGCGGCGTGCCCGCCGGCCTGGGCGACCCGGTGTTCGACAAGCTCGACGCCCGCCTGGGGGGAGCCATGCTCTCCATAGGCGGAGTCAAGGGGGTGGAGATCGGCGACGGCTTTGCCGTGGCCAGCCGCAGGGGCTCGGCCAACAACGACCAGATGGACGCGGACGGTTTCCTGAGCAACCACGCGGGCGGCATCCTGGGCGGCATCAGCAACGCCATGCCCATCGTGCTGCGCCTGGCCATAAAACCCACGCCTTCCATCGGCCGGCCCCAGCGCACCCAGAGCCTGAGCGGCGAGGCGGTGGAGATCGAAACCCACGGCCGCCACGATCCCTGCCTTTGCCCGCGCATCGCGCCGGTGGCCGAGGCCATGGCCGCCCTGGTGCTGGCCGACGCCTGGCTGATGCAAAAGGCCCAAGCGAGGAGCGAGTCATGA
- a CDS encoding bifunctional shikimate kinase/3-dehydroquinate synthase, with translation MSGNIYLTGFMGAGKSTVGRLLAKALGRRLVSLDQRIVRRAGKPIPEVFAQKGEEAFRRLENQELTALAEESGLVVDTGGGAAVSQANRELMHRSGRIVHLDACLDTCRQRLGPHAVSTRPMWQDAGAVERLFQARQEAYGDCDLKVEVDRLDAEQAAQTVAAGLLGVEEYPLEMEGRLCLVHSSWEAPAALSELTKGRRTALLTDRKVAGLHLTRYQEVLGDPVIIEVAPGERSKSLRTAERVYQAMLDARLERGDLLVALGGGVVTDLGAFIGATYKRGLGFALASTTLLGCVDASIGGKAAVNLGAAKNQVGVFIQPHAVLLDLQALGTLPRKQRVEGLAEAYKTGLVADPDLAALCQGQMETLLGGDLLGLAEVVRRAARAKAEVVGEDFREGGRRAILNLGHTYGHAIEGWHKLRLGHGQAVAAGMMVMAAISAERGLLPGGEAEGIIATSRALLPSGLAWAPAEEAWEIMLNDKKNQGGKVRFVLLQGVGRPLVVDDVKPRELAKAIEQVRD, from the coding sequence ATGAGCGGCAACATCTACCTCACCGGCTTCATGGGCGCGGGCAAGAGCACCGTCGGCCGCCTCTTGGCCAAGGCCCTGGGCCGCCGCTTGGTCAGCCTGGACCAGCGCATCGTGCGCCGGGCGGGCAAGCCCATCCCCGAGGTTTTCGCCCAAAAAGGCGAGGAGGCTTTTCGCCGCCTGGAGAACCAGGAGCTGACCGCCCTGGCCGAGGAAAGCGGCCTGGTGGTGGATACCGGCGGCGGCGCGGCGGTCAGCCAGGCCAACCGCGAGCTCATGCACCGCAGCGGGCGCATCGTGCACCTGGACGCCTGCCTGGACACCTGCCGCCAGCGCCTGGGGCCGCACGCGGTCTCCACCCGGCCCATGTGGCAGGACGCGGGCGCGGTGGAGCGGCTCTTCCAGGCCCGGCAAGAGGCCTACGGCGATTGCGACCTCAAGGTGGAGGTGGACCGCCTGGACGCTGAGCAGGCGGCCCAGACCGTGGCCGCCGGCCTGCTGGGAGTGGAGGAGTATCCCCTGGAGATGGAGGGCCGGCTGTGCCTGGTGCACAGCTCCTGGGAGGCTCCCGCCGCCCTGAGCGAGCTGACCAAGGGCCGCCGCACGGCACTCCTCACCGACCGCAAGGTGGCGGGCCTGCATCTGACGCGCTACCAGGAGGTGCTGGGCGACCCGGTGATCATAGAGGTGGCTCCGGGCGAACGCAGCAAGAGCCTGCGCACGGCGGAGCGGGTGTACCAGGCCATGCTGGACGCCCGCTTGGAGCGGGGCGACCTGCTGGTTGCCCTGGGCGGCGGGGTGGTCACCGACCTGGGCGCCTTTATCGGGGCCACCTACAAGCGTGGCCTAGGCTTTGCCCTGGCCTCCACCACCCTGCTGGGCTGTGTGGACGCCTCCATCGGCGGCAAGGCGGCGGTGAACCTGGGCGCTGCCAAGAACCAGGTGGGCGTGTTCATCCAGCCCCACGCGGTGCTCTTGGATTTGCAGGCCCTGGGCACCCTGCCGCGCAAGCAGCGGGTGGAGGGCCTGGCCGAGGCCTACAAAACCGGCCTGGTGGCTGATCCCGATTTGGCCGCATTGTGCCAGGGGCAAATGGAGACCCTGCTGGGCGGCGACCTTCTGGGCCTGGCCGAGGTGGTGCGCCGGGCGGCGCGGGCCAAGGCCGAGGTGGTGGGCGAGGACTTCCGCGAAGGCGGCCGCCGAGCCATACTGAACCTGGGCCACACCTACGGCCACGCCATCGAAGGCTGGCACAAGCTGCGCCTGGGGCACGGCCAGGCCGTGGCCGCGGGCATGATGGTCATGGCGGCGATCTCGGCCGAACGCGGCCTGCTGCCGGGCGGCGAGGCGGAGGGCATCATCGCGACCTCGCGGGCCCTGCTGCCCTCTGGCCTGGCCTGGGCTCCGGCGGAGGAGGCCTGGGAGATCATGCTCAACGACAAGAAGAACCAGGGCGGCAAGGTGCGCTTCGTGCTGCTCCAGGGCGTGGGGCGGCCGCTGGTGGTGGACGACGTGAAGCCGCGCGAGTTGGCCAAGGCCATCGAGCAAGTGAGGGATTGA
- a CDS encoding shikimate dehydrogenase, giving the protein MMRLGVMGDQRVLRSLSPRMHNAVLAECGLAGSYEALPVEPDAVGAFVQALAEQGFHGVNVTVPHKQAVISFLHEVTDEAALLGAVNTIAVEDGRLLGSNTDCPGFAEALAGAGNAAAGRPALVVGAGGAARAVVRALYNLGASPLWVAARRLEQARELCAALGGEALDMEQAVEAAREAALLVNTASASSQAESPELAAWAAGLRAEGLQQVMDINYGREENFWAALAGQQGAGFCDGLPMLAAQAALSFTRWTGREVSAARFLATLETSA; this is encoded by the coding sequence TTGATGCGCCTGGGAGTCATGGGAGACCAGCGGGTATTGCGCTCGCTGTCGCCGCGCATGCACAACGCGGTGCTGGCTGAGTGCGGCCTGGCGGGCAGCTACGAAGCCCTGCCCGTGGAGCCTGACGCGGTGGGCGCATTCGTGCAGGCCCTCGCGGAGCAGGGATTCCACGGGGTCAACGTGACCGTGCCTCACAAGCAGGCGGTGATCTCTTTTCTGCACGAGGTGACGGACGAGGCCGCCCTGCTGGGCGCGGTGAACACCATCGCGGTTGAGGATGGCCGCCTGCTGGGCAGCAACACCGACTGCCCCGGTTTCGCCGAGGCCCTGGCGGGCGCGGGCAACGCGGCCGCCGGACGCCCCGCCCTGGTGGTGGGGGCCGGAGGCGCGGCCAGGGCGGTGGTGCGGGCCCTGTACAATCTGGGCGCGTCTCCCCTGTGGGTGGCCGCCCGCCGGTTGGAGCAGGCCCGCGAGCTGTGCGCCGCCTTGGGCGGCGAGGCCCTGGACATGGAGCAGGCCGTGGAGGCCGCCCGCGAAGCGGCCCTGCTGGTCAACACGGCCAGCGCCTCCAGCCAGGCGGAATCGCCCGAGCTGGCCGCCTGGGCCGCCGGCCTGCGGGCCGAAGGATTGCAGCAAGTGATGGACATCAACTACGGGCGCGAGGAAAATTTCTGGGCGGCCCTGGCCGGGCAACAAGGCGCGGGCTTTTGCGACGGCCTGCCCATGCTGGCCGCCCAGGCGGCCCTAAGCTTTACGCGCTGGACCGGCCGTGAGGTCTCGGCCGCGCGCTTCCTGGCTACCCTGGAGACATCGGCATGA
- the aroA gene encoding 3-phosphoshikimate 1-carboxyvinyltransferase: MSLNGSVTPPGDKSISHRVALFSLLARGVCRVQNFSPCADCASTVNAVRALGGKVEAEGEALLVHGAEGTLSSVAVDCGNSGTTMRLLTGLLAGRPGRYSLDGDESLRRRPMARVADPLNQMGASVTTTDGRPPLSIEGRALTGQRFDLAVASAQLKSALLLAGLQAEGETIVREPHPSRDHTELLFTAMGADLAPAEGGWRVRPSGLTLPESLRVPGDISAAAFMIVAALIIPGSRVVCEGVGLNPTRIGLLTVLERMGAELTIEEQGATPEPWGRVTASYSPSLRATEVLAEEIPLLVDEVPILALAASQAEGTTIMRAVGELRVKESDRLAAITSQLGAMSASLREDGDDLIIEGPTPLDTSGQYESFGDHRIAMTLAVAGLLNGALPKVAQAECAGVSYPDFYRDLEGLVS; this comes from the coding sequence ATGAGCCTGAACGGATCGGTGACCCCGCCGGGGGACAAGTCCATCTCCCACCGCGTGGCCCTGTTCTCCTTGCTGGCCAGGGGCGTCTGCCGGGTGCAGAACTTCTCGCCCTGCGCGGACTGCGCCAGCACCGTGAACGCGGTGCGCGCCCTGGGTGGCAAGGTCGAGGCCGAGGGCGAGGCCCTGCTGGTGCACGGCGCGGAAGGCACCCTGAGCAGCGTGGCCGTGGACTGCGGCAACTCGGGCACCACCATGCGCCTGTTGACCGGCCTCTTGGCCGGGCGGCCGGGCCGTTATTCCCTGGACGGTGACGAGTCCTTGCGGCGGCGACCCATGGCCCGGGTGGCCGACCCGCTCAACCAGATGGGCGCCAGCGTGACCACCACCGACGGACGCCCGCCGCTGAGCATCGAGGGCCGCGCGCTGACCGGCCAGCGCTTCGATCTGGCCGTGGCCAGCGCCCAGCTCAAGAGCGCCCTGCTTTTGGCCGGGCTCCAGGCCGAGGGCGAGACCATCGTGCGCGAGCCCCACCCCAGCCGGGACCACACCGAGCTGTTGTTCACGGCCATGGGCGCGGACCTGGCCCCGGCCGAGGGCGGCTGGCGGGTGAGGCCCTCGGGGCTCACCTTACCCGAGAGCCTGCGGGTGCCGGGCGACATCTCGGCCGCCGCCTTCATGATCGTGGCCGCGCTGATCATTCCGGGCAGCCGGGTGGTGTGCGAGGGCGTGGGCCTCAACCCCACGCGCATCGGCCTTCTCACCGTGCTGGAGCGCATGGGCGCGGAGCTGACCATCGAGGAGCAGGGCGCCACCCCCGAGCCCTGGGGCCGGGTGACAGCTAGCTACAGCCCGAGCCTGCGGGCCACCGAGGTGTTGGCCGAAGAGATCCCCCTGTTGGTGGACGAGGTGCCCATCCTGGCCCTGGCCGCCAGCCAGGCCGAAGGCACCACCATCATGCGCGCGGTGGGCGAGCTGCGGGTGAAGGAGTCGGACCGCCTGGCCGCCATAACCAGCCAGCTGGGCGCCATGAGCGCAAGCCTGCGCGAGGACGGCGACGACCTGATCATCGAGGGCCCCACACCCCTGGACACCAGCGGCCAGTACGAGTCCTTCGGCGATCACCGCATCGCCATGACCCTGGCCGTGGCCGGGCTGCTCAACGGCGCGCTGCCCAAGGTGGCGCAGGCCGAGTGCGCTGGGGTATCTTATCCGGACTTTTACCGCGACCTGGAGGGGCTGGTTTCTTGA
- the aroF gene encoding 3-deoxy-7-phosphoheptulonate synthase yields MVITMQQGCPKMEVAKVISTLRDAGLEPRIISPDPQVVLGVVEEISQAEAKRLGQEIGGLPGVEEITNFEKSWKLASKSFRDQPTVIDLGSISVGGPEVLVVGGPCAVESRENFLETAALLDRAGAGALRGGAFKPRSSPYSFRGLGEEGLKIMAEAREMTGLPIITEVLSASEVPLVARYADVLQIGTRNMQNFSLLEAVGDTDRPVLLKRGMMASIKELLLSAEYILARGNWQVMLCERGIRTFETETRNTLDLSAVPLLKQYTHLPVVVDPSHAAGKRELVPSLALAAVAAGADGLLVEVHPKPEEAFSDGRQSLRPEEFAAMMDGLRGVAAAVGRRVREASA; encoded by the coding sequence ATGGTCATCACCATGCAACAAGGCTGCCCCAAGATGGAGGTGGCCAAGGTAATCTCCACCCTGCGCGACGCGGGCTTGGAGCCGCGCATCATCTCGCCCGACCCCCAGGTGGTGCTGGGAGTGGTGGAGGAGATCAGCCAGGCCGAGGCCAAGCGCCTGGGCCAGGAAATCGGCGGACTCCCCGGGGTGGAGGAGATCACCAACTTCGAGAAGTCCTGGAAGCTGGCATCCAAGAGCTTCCGCGACCAGCCCACGGTCATTGACCTGGGCAGCATCAGCGTGGGCGGGCCCGAGGTGCTGGTGGTGGGCGGCCCCTGCGCGGTGGAGAGCCGCGAAAACTTTTTGGAGACCGCCGCCCTCCTGGACCGGGCCGGGGCCGGGGCCTTGCGGGGCGGGGCCTTCAAGCCGCGCTCCAGCCCCTACTCTTTCCGGGGCCTGGGCGAGGAGGGGCTCAAGATCATGGCCGAGGCCCGCGAGATGACCGGCCTGCCCATCATCACCGAGGTGCTCAGCGCCTCGGAGGTGCCCCTGGTGGCGCGCTACGCCGATGTCTTGCAGATCGGCACCCGCAACATGCAGAACTTTTCGCTCCTGGAGGCGGTGGGCGACACCGACCGGCCGGTGCTCTTGAAGCGCGGCATGATGGCCTCCATCAAGGAGCTGCTCTTGTCGGCCGAGTACATCCTGGCCCGGGGCAACTGGCAGGTGATGCTCTGCGAGCGGGGCATTCGCACCTTTGAGACCGAGACCCGCAACACCCTGGACCTCTCGGCCGTGCCTCTCTTAAAGCAGTACACCCACCTCCCCGTGGTGGTGGACCCCAGCCACGCGGCGGGCAAGCGCGAGCTGGTGCCCTCCCTGGCCCTGGCCGCCGTGGCCGCCGGGGCGGACGGCCTTTTGGTGGAGGTGCATCCCAAGCCCGAGGAAGCCTTTAGCGACGGCCGCCAGAGCCTACGGCCCGAGGAGTTCGCGGCCATGATGGACGGCCTGCGCGGGGTGGCCGCCGCGGTGGGCCGCAGGGTGCGGGAGGCCTCGGCATGA
- a CDS encoding aminodeoxychorismate/anthranilate synthase component II translates to MIAVIDNYDSFTYNIVQALGALGCELEVMRNDVVPVEAIGELEPEALIISPGPGRPEDAGISCAAIERYAGSFPILGVCLGHQAIAQVFGAKVVRSNKPMHGKVSEVFHDARGLYAGLRNPFVAARYHSLVVPEDSVKAPLVISAYTLEGEVMGLRHKELPVEGVQFHPESIATAQGVLLFKNFLRRHLEHALPLNGAGDSLGAAPAV, encoded by the coding sequence ATGATCGCGGTAATCGACAATTACGATTCCTTCACCTACAACATCGTGCAGGCCCTGGGCGCCCTGGGCTGCGAGCTGGAGGTGATGCGCAACGACGTGGTGCCGGTGGAGGCCATCGGCGAGCTGGAGCCCGAGGCCCTGATCATCTCGCCCGGGCCGGGCCGCCCCGAGGACGCGGGCATCTCCTGCGCGGCCATCGAGCGCTACGCGGGCAGCTTCCCCATTCTTGGTGTATGTCTTGGGCACCAGGCCATCGCCCAGGTGTTCGGGGCCAAGGTGGTGCGCTCCAACAAGCCCATGCACGGCAAGGTCTCCGAGGTGTTCCACGACGCGCGGGGCCTCTACGCCGGCCTGCGCAATCCTTTCGTGGCCGCGCGCTACCATTCCCTGGTGGTGCCCGAGGACAGCGTTAAGGCCCCGCTGGTCATCTCGGCCTACACCCTGGAGGGCGAGGTGATGGGGCTGCGGCACAAAGAGCTGCCGGTGGAAGGGGTGCAGTTCCACCCCGAGTCCATCGCCACCGCCCAGGGGGTGCTGTTGTTCAAGAACTTCCTGCGCCGGCACCTGGAGCACGCTCTGCCCCTTAACGGCGCGGGCGATAGCCTGGGCGCGGCCCCCGCGGTCTAG